TCTCttgagaaaataacaaaaatccTTACCAATGATTCTTTTAACATTGCAACACCGTCAATTCTGTTGAACAAAACCATCCTCACGGACAATTTCAATGCTGACTTTGCATTCTCGAATTCTTCTGTGGGGGTAGTCATACCTGTCGCTAATGGAGGACACAGCTCCATCGCTGTGCTGTCATTTGCCTCAATGGATAACGTACTCCCTCCACGAGATATAACCAACTCAAGCGTCAATGTCATCAATGGGAGAGTTGTACTTGTTTATTCCAATGGAAGCGTCAATAACGTTTCATTCACATTTGCTGTCAAAAACAATACTCTGGGGAACCCTAAGTGTGTTTTCTGGAatttcagcctctttgacaatACCGGGGGATGGGACAGCAAGGGCTGTGCGTTGGTACGCAACACAAACAAAGCCGTCACCTGCAACTGCAACCACCTGACGTCGTTCTCTATCCTCATGTCACCCTACAGTACTGGTAGCCTCGTGCTGGATTATATAACCTACGTTGGAGTTTCCATATCCATGGCTTCCTTGGTCATATGCCTGATAATTGAAGCTGTCATATGGAAGAAAATAAGGAGAAACAACACATCTTACTTGCGTCATGTCTCCATTGTTAACATCGCTTTGTCTCTCCTGATTGCAGACATTTGGTTTATTATTGGGGCGGCTATTTCAGATGCTGAAGAGATAAACCAACCAGCGTGCAATGCAGCTACATTTTTTATCCATTTTTTCTACCTGGCCCTGTTTTTCTGGATGTTAGCCTCAGGTCTGCTGTTACTCTACCGCACAGTCAATGTCTTTGACGGGGGATTGTCCAAAACAACTCTGTTGGCTTTTGGATTCACTCTGGGCTACGGGGCTCCTCTCGTCATCGTGATCATAACTGTTGCTGTAACTGCACCCAAACAAGAATACATCCAAGGAACTGAAGTTTGCTGGCTCAACTGGTACAAATCCAAAGCTTTACTGGCCTTTGTGATCCCTGCGCTGGTCATAGTGGTGATAAACCTTATGATCCTGTTGGTGGTGATATTCAAAATGTTGAGGAGAAGGTCAGTGGGAGACGCTGTACAAGCAGCTGAAAGGCATGTTCTGGTTGTCATTGCCAGGACTTTGGCTTTCCTCACACCATTCTTTGGATTAACTTGGGGTCTGGGAGTCGGAACCATGACCAATCCAGACAATGAAGGAATCCTAATTGCATTCGCATTTTTTAATTCACTGCAGGTACAAATAGAGTTTGTCTATTTTACTATTAACTAGTTAATAATTCTGATCAGTAATATATAGTATACTGTGGTGAAATGATTATATGGATTGTGATTAGTGAGTTTGCCTTTTGTCATTGAAGCTCTCTTAGTTGATGCCACtctgtgtttctttctttaaagGGTTTCTTCATACTTGTGTTTGGAACGCTGCTGGACAAAAAGGTATGtacactgaacaaaattataaacgcaAAACTTGTTTTTGTCCCCATTTTTCATGATCTAAGGggcctatttctctcaaatattgtctAAATCTGTGTCAGTGAGCATTTCTCCTTTGCcgagataatccatccacctcacattagacagcatgattattgcacaggtgtgccttaggctggccacaataaaaggcccctctaaaatgtgcagttttactgtattggtGGTGTCCGGGGGGGTCCCTGAAAACCAGTCAATATCTGgtgttggggttagggttagggtgcattttaaaaacatgctAGTGTGGATGTCTTGCTACAGGTACTAGCGGGACAGTGACATGTGATTCAGAAAGTCCAGTTTGAATTATATATTCTGCACAGCAATTTTCAGTTGTtgaccctttaaaaaaaagtgttttattgaCATTAATGTTtgaaaattttacttttaagGTGCGGTCAGAAATCACAATAAGGTCACAAAGTTCCAGAACCGGGACCAGGGTAAGAACAGCTTTCTTGGCAATGTCACTTTTGTTGTTAGCAGTTAAAGAAGTGGTGGTGATTcatgtttttgcttttattctCATTTTAGAGCACCAGCGCTGGAATCTCAAGTACATTGGGATTTTTCCGGAActggagaagaggaagaggtaaAGCAACAATTAAGATAAGAAAGAAACAGAAGATCACAAGTTAAATTTCTTAGTGCTGGTGTAGCGGTTTTATTAACTATGCTAGCGGCCCATGTCAGTTGGTCGGTCGGTCAGAatatcaacaactattggatagatTGCTATGAACTTTTCCACCAACATGAATATTCCCAAATTATAGGGAGAGATAATCCTTTTCTCCCCATGCAAcacaaacatcagcatgttgatGTCAACATTGTAAGCATGGTAGCATGCCAGGCTGTTCTCATTAACTATTCGTACATAGTGCTACAAAAAGTGAAGCACTGtaatttatattcatattttattgctgtatgcaccacagtgactgctgctgtataagaccaCTGTGGTCCGTGTAGGGACGGGGTTGGGGGCCGATGTCTATGTCATAAAACACAACGCTTTTAAGCCAGGGAGCGGTGTTCTtgtctagggttgggtatcgctTGGATTTTTTCCAAAACCGGTGCTAAAATGTTACTTTTCAAACGGTCCTGGTGCCTAAacagtgcctgaaccgatacttcttatttatttttttagtctTGCTGTCTTTTCCCGGACAAAAGACAGCAAGACTATCAGGAAATACTCTGTCATGTCCTGATAATGTTttaatcttaactagttgttttggtgcctaaacttaactctCGTCGCTTCTTGACATCCACTTTTTGTCCGGTAAACTCAACTGCCACGGCCgctgaaaggaccgtcatctcGTGGTGCAGCTGTACCCGGCTAAAAGTCACGTTTTATCGGCTAATCTCAACTAGCAACGGCCTCTGAAAGGACCAACAGCACACGGTGtaaccttttgtcggctaaatttaactggAAAGACGCCtgatttcgtaggatatcatatgaATTGGTGTGCATACGTTTTTGTAGGATATCGTACAACAGCTCAAACACTGATCTGCCAAAGTACAGCCTGCCAAAGCGGTAGACTCTTAGTCCTGTTTGACTATCAGTTGTTATATTGTTTTGCCACAGACTGAAtcactttgttttgttgctggttttttttccccagacgGTTACAATGTGTCATCTGCTGCCTCCAGTGGAGCTCACTCTGGCGTCAACATTTGATGATCTTTGCAGACAGCTCGGGTCAGTCAGAATGACAACCAGCCAAGCAAACCAGCTGTTTCACACATGTTCACCCATGTTCAGCCAGAGTTAGAAGTTAGAAGTAGTATATAGTATTGATGTTCGATTTGAAGTATATTGTAACATCCAAGAGTCAGGCTTGATTTTTGGAAAAATGAAGATTCATACAGTAATAGTTTGACTGAGTTTTGACAAAAAGAGTTTGTATGTACGAAGAGCACATAGAGAGGATAGATTTTCTATCTGATGTCttggaaaagtgtgtgtgtgtgtgtgtgtgtgtgtgtgtgtgtgtgtgtgtgtgtgtgtctttgcggTAAGTCACATACATTATATTGAAAGATTACACTTAGGCACTGTTTTGACATTTAAAAGTATTCATCACATCATTTTCAAGCAACAAAATGTCCAGAAAGATGCAAAATGTCTCTTGGCTTGGGTTTACTTTGCCAATCAAATCAGTTAGCCAAGGCTAGGCTGTCTTCCACGGATCTGTGAACTTGCTTACTCAAGGTGTGGCATCACAATGACAAATTGACTTGGACAGGACAATCAGTCAAATAAAATTCCATACAGGTAAAAGAAGTGCCAGGAAATAcccaaagaaaatataaaaagatcCTTTTTAATATGCAGCCTGTGCTGCTATTTCAGTATGCAGAATCCCACTGATAACCATGTCCCACTCTTCTCCTCTCAGATCTCAACATAGTTCTGTGTTCCATTCAAGTGAATGAGAAagatgtccaaacttttgactggtactgtacttacagtattgtacaagtcctccaaaccatacaatgATATCGGCCATTTATTACTACTCTCTAATACGACTcacaggagcgtttcataaattagcgccccTAGCGGTAACAAGAACTACCACCTTATATCTAAATGCTTACGGTTTAAAACACATGTGAAACGGTCCAAGTTTGGTAAGGTTTAGGCACAATAACTACAGGGTTATGTTGACGCACCAACACCaattagttaagtttagaaaaagattgtggtttgggttaaaatcagacacTATTTGACTTCCTGTTATGCACTTGACGCAGAAAATGACGTAGCTCAGTTTTTTCcctaaagttatttttttttttctttcaaatgtgACTCTGAACCCCTGTTTGGATTAGAAACTTGTTACTGTCATACAATATGAccacagtgagtgtgtgtgtgtgtgtgtgtgtgtgtgtgtgtgtgtgtgtgtgtgtgtgtgtgtgtgtgtgcgcacgtcaAATACTACTTGACTTTCAGTGTCTATTTTATGCAGCAGCATACTGTAGCACACTACTGAACAGAAGCCCAGCCACATATGCAGTCTTTTAGCTGTTTGTGATATGGATGTTAAATGGATGTTATGGCTCTTCTTCCTCCGCACGAGGTTCAACATGGACTCCGGTATGTGTTTTAGTCTTAGGCTGAGGTGGTTTTGACAGCCATGTCAGTATTCATGTGCACAAGGGCTCGGCAATAAGAGCGTTCTGtcattttactaatttgtttTGTCCGAATGAAGGATTTCAAGCAAACTGTATTTAAAAACTTCCGAAATGAGTTCTATTCAAGACATGTAAAGGGATTGATATCATGTAATGCATAACAGAAGAACACAGTTCATTGCATTTAACATTTTGACTATTATATTTTGAGAGTTTTACCTGTGatttatacttatatatatactggTGAAATGTCAATATTGATATCAACATTGAGGTATTATGTATCGCTAGACCTAAGAGCATTCGTTTGGGAAGAAGTGTGCAGATACCCTGTTAATGTGTTGTAACTTTTGTTGATCAAAGTTATTTTTGCTGTATATAGTTTGTATAGCTTGGCAGTGACAAACAAAGCAAATAAGATAATTTGCATTCAGCACACTTATGCAAAACAAGTCTTCCACAAGCGTCTGGCACACTCCTATTATAGTCCTTCTTTCCAGGCTACCACAGGCTACATGAATACCCAACAAACTCAAGTTATTTACTGCATGTGTAGAAAttgcacaaaaaacaacaactttcttATTGGTTTTCAGCACCTTACACATTTGAGGTATCTTCATgtagttttaaattttttttaaatgtgctgtaaATGTTGTGTACTCTAATTGCATGTTGCAGttaatatatagtatagtgtagtAGAATCTGTACAAGAGCACATGTATCGCTTCTACATGAGATGTGTTTGATTAATTTGTATCTGTGATTAAAATGAAATCCTTAGAAAAGACCCTCTAACCTTGTATGTCGCTTCCTGCTTTACCAATATGGCCCATTATTTTGCAGCATCCTAAAAAAGCTTTGTCTACCTGTAAATGTTAATGTAAATCTTAGAGATACAGCTTTCTAGTTTTAGGATATCATCAGTGTGGAGGTATGGTATGTGGTTGAAAATGTTAATAGGCCacattaaaggtatagtggaggattttctttttccgggtggatcatcaagactattggtcctagttgtcaatcattctggtgatatgtttacgtcaggccgtcgtacgtgcacgtcccgAGCTTtcaagtgtatatgtgtggtgagcttgaacTACAGTTTCAGACATTCATTGAAGCAtagaagcttttgggagaatatagttcacacgctggcgtgcgctaaaagcacaggttgggcttcccactgatgcctcagtcgtgaagtttctactccacaggtaaagtttggctatctggagaaatccatttaaaatcactgctagtaaaagttgatgtaagctatgattagcgatgctagccctggcacaagtcacgcaccgcgcaaacacggtaaacatctcaatttgtgaaaaagtgcaaatcttcttttggaaagtaggcttgtatgagccatgccgatagcaacttgtaaacagtgcactctcgtgcacacgtttaataggcgttccctcttgggagcaggcagagtgttgcgcatgtgcattttttcaaaaagtacagagggcggttcttttctaaaattcgggaccgtcagtaaacaacactggctatgGCTAGTAGGCTAACTTAACGTCATGGATCCCTCTCATGGGCGCCGAAAATACTGaccacccacgtgtgccagactgccagttcatttttacgtGAATCGAAAATTAAACACAGCAgttgtggagcgtctgtcatagtgtgattggttatgtcggtggcattgattcttaatttcccacgaagctgatcacggttacgtgccagttaaacttttcatctccaatcctgtctgtagcctatttgtgagaagtggcgctgtcctggcTTTATTACGGCGTGTGtcttcgtgtcggccgctgtccgtaaggttctgaaatgcaaacacttttttttaaagggtgtgcgcgtgtgagcacccacggaggaaaacataaatcggcgcctatgtccctctgcacagaaaataataaagtttggctataaggATTAGCCTACACATCTGAccaggcaacaaaaaaaacgaaCGGCAGTTTGTAAGGTCTGCAGTACAAACATTTCCGACGTCAAATTTCATCAGACACTTCAAATCGGGAGAGATTCGGGTTCCACTCCCCATGTTCAGCTGAACCACTATTTGGACATTTGTGATGGACAGAAGAATGGCCAAGTTTTTGGCCATGAATAAGCACACCCTCCCCTCTTTGTTCAAGGTGGCGGTAAGAGCGAATAAaactaggcacacatacacacacacaacacaaactgctctctctctctctctctctctctctctctctctctcataaacacacacacatgcagatgtaagtatgtgaataaagctaGGCACACATACAACGCACTttgcactctcacacacacgcacattcactcaccaatattaataacttttcactcactctttcttaaacacgcacacattcactcacaaatacactgtcaaatatcaacatatactttctattccatgtgataagcaaaggtggtgggattcagctactcctaaagaatatgttttgttctttaagagaaggaaaggttaaaggatgtgtttctgtctcataaaagtgaggcatgtttgaagaatattatttgacttaggaaccattatactttaattgtttgaaggaatttcatgatttaatgtcatgtttgaggcatattgaacaatgttgatttattgttggcgtaatatcagttttaggctgtgatttttttatctgtgttaatttaaactcttcagatgtatgtggacgcaatgtcttttgagtaaaaaatgcaaataaaactccagcagttcataatcactgtctttagcttgtttaaaaatggaaactttggtatgacttgacttgtgacttgcttgaccaaagctatgacttgacttgacttgattgtcacaaaaaatgacttggacttgcttgagacttgaaggttaagacttgagacttgcttgcgacttgcccatgtgtgacttactcccatctctgGTAATAGGTAGGTAAAGGTTTTAAGGTTTAAACCTGACATCAAGTAACAGTGGAAAGTGCAGTgctgtagtctacgtgatacgcaggtatacgcagtatacccactaagaaagctccaggatttccatatacccacttagaaatgcccaatgacacgcaacaacatactttccattatatttttgatatattttgtttgtgttctttttcttcgcataggctaaataaagggatttccaccataaattggtgcattaaagtgtatcCAAATGCAACAAAAGTGAAGTTGCTGACGCTCAAAACtcccctgggggaggacacccagacctcCCACTATGATATGACCCCCCcttccccaaaggcagattctggcccacatatatatatatatatatatatatatatatatatatatatatacagtatatacagtacagtatactcactacaatacattagactacaccactggtaaAGTGGCAAGTAAATGCATTACAATATCACACACGCATTCATAACACACGTTCTACAAAATAAACATGTGTATGAGCTTAACCACAGCACAGCTTGACacctgtatataaatataaatatgcatattcattatttttctaCCCTCTCAAACAAAGCACTGTTTATCAGACTGGGTTAGGAAGAACACAGTAGACTGTAGCTGTCCTATTGAGCCTGTGGTTATTTTTGTGTTCTTTGTCCTTTGTGGCTGTTGGGTGATTTGCATAGAGGTACTGATATTCTACTGCTTCCCAACTGTGTTACTGGGTTTACAGTGTGGAACATAATATCCAGCTGCACTAATATAGCCACACAACGTTGACTGAGCAAACTCGTGCTTACCAAGACAgttcctttaaataaaaaataaaaaaaacacattcatgtaTCTGTAAGGTctttatagagctcaacagtttttgaatggctttttttaaatggattttcCCCATACAAAATCTCCATTGATGTTTAATTTAATGCTtctataaagagttttaagcctgtacacaagccaaccagctacgagatgaattgtgaccataaaacatttgattcggcgcataagaacattttgaaaggggcaaaaaaaaaacatcacagatatcaattcattcattcataactgtgtcattttttgttttgttttattttaatgacatacaaaaaaataaaataaacagaagACTTAAAATACAAGACAAAGTATTTTCCATTTTACAGCAGTCCCTcgagaaaaacgcgattatgcgatcgcataattcaatgcataatcagccaaagtccgcatatttatgcgggggccgcattttttgaaatacgcCGCACTTGCGCCGCAaaaattgccaatttccgcgcaaaatatgcggggtttgcgtgatttcataatccctgcattttcgttgcaaaaaagtcacatatatcttagcagaaagttgaaaaatgttgcgtttacttcacacaagagcagccattttcccctgttgccatgggaacgttatgaagtgacgtaattacgaaTGAACTTATGAActtcaaaaagcagggtgttgggggaatcacttttttttctctttttcatcaaaccgcagtttttgcaagttcctgcaatttcatcgcataaaattgaataaatatcccgcatattccatcgcatttttttaagaaaacattctGCATAATctaggatttttgcccgcaataatcacaaaaaaactctgcatttaaCTGGAAGGACTGTTACAGTAAGAAAAAGCAAGAataagctaaataaataaatactaattAAAATACTCTacaaaaggagtaggaagaagcaAAAATTCTTTTCGGGTCCTACTCTTTTTGGGTTAGGTTttaccctaaacctaaccaacttAATGGCACCCaagctgatttcctgttgcagtATATGTGAATGAccctgcgttcatgccacctcggaataacaggcaccgcccccgTGGTTACGTTTTTTTTCAGACTGgtagcgttcacatggtcgggatgcgtgttcttcttcttctgttatattggcgtttggcataacaactttttgcattactgccaccaacggttggccgtagcctagagcatcaggtgtgtgaaaacatggaggccacaataactaaagattttctgctgttttattatgcgagcatccaaacagcacatcgccaggtgtttgtttgttatctgcaggacaaccaacgggaaaggacacggatgatgtgttttttttattttatacgtgggcctatttatgaataatttgaaacatattatgtctgtatgtttcttggaagaggcatttgtccacaataaacagtttattgtcattaaaatatgttcagtgaccCAAAGTCGCCgacatcaaacgtcagttgtcaacaacgcgtcaccaactgggaaactcggttATTAAAATCCAGCCCAAGTTTCcgacctctgattcccacaggacgttacgtgaatggtgacgttttcactcggaaaaacgtttttccgatgtccatgaacgcaggGTGACTTCATATAACAGGAAGTTAACAAGGGGCCAGGCTGTTGCCTAGCAATGGAATTCCATTCAAAAGGTCTCTAGCCATTCAGGGGTAAGTGGGTGTGGTAAACATTCCCATGGTTACGGCAAGCTCCACCAATCTTAGACGTCGCTGTTACGCTttggattgtgggtagtgtagtacttcTCCATGACATTCATGACACTCTCTTAGCGCACCTCACCATGCATGctgaatcacagggtcagtccctgccctgtcGCTGCACGtgtctcatgcttatacatccaTACATTCatgcacattttttattttttattttatttagtattttttcttttattgatgCTATTCATATGGATtctttattttatcatcctgtttgtgatgtatgtgaatgttgtgtgtgatgtctgtaagctactgggaccttgaattttcccttggggatcaataaagtatgtatctatctatctatctatctatctatctatctatctatctatctatctatctatcatagcatgacatgttttatttatagcatttaaaacatgtttttcttaaaccAAGGTTGATATCATACAGACTTGTGGCTTCTATGGGAATATAAACCTTTGTTTCACAGTCTCGTAGCTCGTGAATTGGATGGTTAAGACATTATGACTAAAACTCAAAATCCCTATAGAGAAAATGGATGGGATTTGTACTTCTGGAACCACAGTGTTGAGCTCTATACCACAGGATTTCCACAGGCCATACCTCACTCTACCAGCTTACATACAACAAATATGCCAAGTTCATTTAGGttccaaaggaaaaaaaacgccAACATATTAATCTAGAAGTAGTTGTAAGGGAGAGGCAACACAACACTAAACCACTTATTTCACCATTTtatcattttcaaaacattatcACCTAACTGAATCCAACATACTTTTTAAAACCCGACATTTCTAGAAAACATAAATGAAAAACTTGCCTCACTAAATGAAGAACAACTTTGATAAGTTGTCACTGTGTTTGATATTTTAAAAACGTTCtataaactgtaatataaacGTGTAAATGTGGATTTGATTACAAGTTGGAAATGTTCACAGTGTTCAAGAGGTCACAGTGTAAGTATATAAAATTTCCCGTCTTTCGTAGGTTTATGCATGCTTTCACTGTAATCCCCCTCACATTCCGGAAGAATTGTCTTCTTAAATATGTAAGCTACTGTTCTCATGGTCAGTTTACAAAAAGAAACTACAGGCACTTATGGACACAGCTGCAAAATGCAAATTTCCCTCATGTTTGCAATGCAATGGATGGATCATATGAAAATTAGACAAGACACAGTTGATCGTTGCTCTGTTTGATCAGTCAATAGAAGATAATAGTTAGAGTTAAATACACTTTTATATGGTCTGTAGCTTACATTTTGCAGTGTAATCATTTGACTCTTGCTTGGTGTCCTGTGCTGTATTTCATAATCTAGTTGTGTGCTCGGCCAATTATCctt
This genomic window from Perca flavescens isolate YP-PL-M2 chromosome 18, PFLA_1.0, whole genome shotgun sequence contains:
- the LOC114573578 gene encoding adhesion G-protein coupled receptor F1; amino-acid sequence: MDNVLPPRDITNSSVNVINGRVVLVYSNGSVNNVSFTFAVKNNTLGNPKCVFWNFSLFDNTGGWDSKGCALVRNTNKAVTCNCNHLTSFSILMSPYSTGSLVLDYITYVGVSISMASLVICLIIEAVIWKKIRRNNTSYLRHVSIVNIALSLLIADIWFIIGAAISDAEEINQPACNAATFFIHFFYLALFFWMLASGLLLLYRTVNVFDGGLSKTTLLAFGFTLGYGAPLVIVIITVAVTAPKQEYIQGTEVCWLNWYKSKALLAFVIPALVIVVINLMILLVVIFKMLRRRSVGDAVQAAERHVLVVIARTLAFLTPFFGLTWGLGVGTMTNPDNEGILIAFAFFNSLQGFFILVFGTLLDKKVRSEITIRSQSSRTGTRSTSAGISSTLGFFRNWRRGRDGYNVSSAASSGAHSGVNI